From Homo sapiens chromosome 6, GRCh38.p14 Primary Assembly, the proteins below share one genomic window:
- the CCHCR1 gene encoding coiled-coil alpha-helical rod protein 1 isoform 8 (isoform 8 is encoded by transcript variant 11) produces MRLEAQAMELEALARAEKAGRAEAEGLRAALAGAEVVRKNLEEGSQRELEEVQRLHQEQLSSLTQAHEEALSSLTSKAEGLEKSLSSLETRRAGEAKELAEAQREAELLRKQLSKTQEDLEAQVTLVENLRKYVGEQVPSEVHSQTWELERQKLLETMQHLQEDRDSLHATAELLQVRVQSLTHILALQEEELTRKVQPSDSLEPEFTRKCQSLLNRWREKVFALMVQLKAQELEHSDSVKQLKGQVASLQEKVTSQSQEQAILQRSLQDKAAEVEVERMGAKGLQLELSRAQEARRRWQQQTASAEEQLRLVVNAVSSSQIWLETTMAKVEGAAAQLPSLNNRLSYAVRKVHTIRGLIARKLALAQLRQESCPLPPPVTDVSLELQQLREERNRLDAELQLSARLIQQEVGRAREQGEAERQQLSKVAQQLEQELQQTQESLASLGLQLEVARQGQQESTEEAASLRQELTQQQELYGQALQEKVAEVETRLREQLSDTERRLNEARREHAKAVVSLRQIQRRAAQEKERSQELRRLQEEARKEEGQRLARRLQELERDKNLMLATLQQEGLLSRYKQQRLLTVLPSLLDKKKSVVSSPRPPECSASAPVAAAVPTRESIKGSLSVLLDDLQDLSEAISKEEAVCQGDNLDRCSSSNPQMSS; encoded by the exons ATGAGGCTAGAGGCCCAGGCCATGGAGCTAGAGGCTCTGGCACGGGCGGAGAAGGCCGGCCGAGCTGAGGCTGAGGGCCTGCGTGCTGCTTTGGCTGGGGCTGAGGTTGTCCGGAAGAACTTGGAAGAGGGGAGCCAGCGGGAGCTGGAAGAGGTTCAGAGGCTGCACCAAGAGCAG CTGTCCTCTTTGACACAGGCTCACGAGGAGGCTCTTTCCAGTTTGACCAGCAAGGCTGAGGGCTTGGAGAAGTCTCTGAGTAGTCTGGAAACCAGAAGAGCAGGGGAAGCCAAGGAGCTGGCCGAGGCTCAGAGGGAGGCCGAGCTGCTTCGGAAGCAGCTGAG CAAGACCCAGGAAGACTTGGAGGCTCAGGTGACCCTGGTTGAGAATCTAAGAAAATATGTTGGGGAACAAGTGCCTTCTGAGGTCCACAGCCAGACATGGGAACTGGAGCGACAGAAGCTTCTGGAAACCATGCAG CACTTGCAGGAGGACCGGGACAGCCTGCATGCCACCGCGGAGCTGCTGCAGGTGCGGGTGCAGAGCCTCACACACATCCTCGCCCTGCAGGAGGAGGAGCTGACCAGGAAG GTTCAACCTTCAGATTCCCTGGAGCCTGAGTTTACCAGGAAGTGCCAGTCCCTGCTGAACCGCTGGCGGGAGAAGGTGTTTGCCCTCATGGTGCAGCTAAAGGCCCAGGAGCTGGAACACAGTGACTCTGTTAAGCAGCTGAAGGGACAG gtGGCCTCACTCCAGGAAAAAGTGACATCCCAGAGCCAGGAGCAGGCCATCCTGCAGCGATCCCTGCAGGACAAAGCCgcagaggtggaggtggagcGTATGGGTGCCAAG GGCCTGCAGTTGGAGCTGAGCCGTGCTCAGGAGGCCAGGCGTCGGTGGCAGCAGCAGACAGCCTCAGCCGAGGAGCAGCTGAGGCTTGTGGTCAATGCTGTCAGCAG CTCTCAGATCTGGCTCGAGACCACCATGGCTAAGGTGGAAGGGGCTGCCGCCCAGCTTCCCAGCCTCAACAACCGACTCAGCTATGCTGTCCGCAAGGTCCACACCATTCGGG GCCTGATTGCTCGAAAGCTTGCCCTTGCTCAGCTGCGCCAGGAGAG CTGTCCCCTACCACCACCGGTCACAGACGTGAGCCTTGAGTTGCAGCAGTTGCGGGAAGAACGGAACCGCCTGGATGCAGAACTGCAGCTGAGTGCCCGCCTCATCCAGCAGGAGGTGGGCCGGGCTCGGGAGCAAG GGGAGGCAGAGCGGCAGCAGCTGAGCAAGGTGGCCCAGCAGCTGGAGCAGGAGCTGCAGCAGACCCAGGAGTCCCTGGCTAGCTTGGGGCTGCAGCTGGAGGTAGCACGCCAGGGCCAGCAGGAGAGCACAGAGGAGGCTGCCAGTCTGCGGCAGGAGCTGACCCAGCAGCAGGAACTCTACGGGCAAG CCCTGCAAGAAAAGGTGGCTGAAGTGGAAACTCGGCTGCGGGAGCAACTCTCAGACACAGAGAGGAGGCTGAACGAGGCTCGGAGGGAGCATGCCAAGGCCG TGGTCTCCTTACGCCAGATTCAGCGCAGAGCCGCCCAGGAAAAGGAGCGGAGCCAGGAACTCAGGCGTCTGCAGGAGGAGGCCCGGAAGGAGGAGGGGCAGCGACTGGCCCGGCGCTTGCAGGAGCTAGAGAGGGATAAGAACCTCATGCTG GCCACCTTGCAGCAGGAAGGTCTCCTCTCCCGTTACAAGCAGCAGCGACTGTTGACAGTTCTTCCTTCCCTACTGGATAAGAAGAAATCTGTGGTGTCCAGCCCCAGGCCTCCAGAGTGTTCAGCATCTGCACCTGTAGCAGCAGCAGTGCCCACCAGGGAGTCCATAAAAG GGTCCCTCTCTGTCCTGCTCGATGACCTGCAGGACCTGAGTGAAGCCATTTCCAAAGAGGAAGCTGTTTGTCAAGGAGACAACCTTGACAGATGCTCCAGCTCCAATCCCCAGATGAGCAGCTAA
- the CCHCR1 gene encoding coiled-coil alpha-helical rod protein 1 isoform 6 (isoform 6 is encoded by transcript variant 9) — translation MAPTWLSDIPLVQPPGHQDVSERRLDTQRPQVTMWERDVSSDRQEPGRRGRSWGLEGSQALSQQAEVIVRQLQELRRLEEEVRLLRETSLQQKMRLEAQAMELEALARAEKAGRAEAEGLRAALAGAEVVRKNLEEGSQRELEEVQRLHQEQLSSLTQAHEEALSSLTSKAEGLEKSLSSLETRRAGEAKELAEAQREAELLRKQLSKTQEDLEAQVTLVENLRKYVGEQVPSEVHSQTWELERQKLLETMQHLQEDRDSLHATAELLQVRVQSLTHILALQEEELTRKVQPSDSLEPEFTRKCQSLLNRWREKVFALMVQLKAQELEHSDSVKQLKGQVASLQEKVTSQSQEQAILQRSLQDKAAEVEVERMGAKGLQLELSRAQEARRRWQQQTASAEEQLRLVVNAVSSSQIWLETTMAKVEGAAAQLPSLNNRLSYAVRKVHTIRGLIARKLALAQLRQESCPLPPPVTDVSLELQQLREERNRLDAELQLSARLIQQEVGRAREQGEAERQQLSKVAQQLEQELQQTQESLASLGLQLEVARQGQQESTEEAASLRQELTQQQELYGQALQEKVAEVETRLREQLSDTERRLNEARREHAKAVVSLRQIQRRAAQEKERSQELRRLQEEARKEEGQRLARRLQELERDKNLMLATLQQEGLLSRYKQQRLLTVLPSLLDKKKSVVSSPRPPECSASAPVAAAVPTRESIKGSLSVLLDDLQDLSEAISKEEAVCQGDNLDRCSSSNPQMSS, via the exons ATGGCTCCCACCTGGCTCTCAGACATTCCCCTGGTCCAACCCCCAGGCCATCAAGATGTCTCAGAGAGGCGGCTAGACACCCAGAGACCTCAAGTGACCATGTGGGAACGGGATGTTTCCAGTGACAGGCAGGAGCCAGGGCGGAGAGGCAG GTCCTGGGGGCTGGAGGGGTCACAGGCCCTGAGCCAGCAGGCTGAGGTGATCGTTCGGCAGCTGCAAGAGCTGCGGCGGCTGGAGGAGGAGGTCCGGCTCCTGCGGGAGACCTCGCTGCAGCAGAAGATGAGGCTAGAGGCCCAGGCCATGGAGCTAGAGGCTCTGGCACGGGCGGAGAAGGCCGGCCGAGCTGAGGCTGAGGGCCTGCGTGCTGCTTTGGCTGGGGCTGAGGTTGTCCGGAAGAACTTGGAAGAGGGGAGCCAGCGGGAGCTGGAAGAGGTTCAGAGGCTGCACCAAGAGCAG CTGTCCTCTTTGACACAGGCTCACGAGGAGGCTCTTTCCAGTTTGACCAGCAAGGCTGAGGGCTTGGAGAAGTCTCTGAGTAGTCTGGAAACCAGAAGAGCAGGGGAAGCCAAGGAGCTGGCCGAGGCTCAGAGGGAGGCCGAGCTGCTTCGGAAGCAGCTGAG CAAGACCCAGGAAGACTTGGAGGCTCAGGTGACCCTGGTTGAGAATCTAAGAAAATATGTTGGGGAACAAGTGCCTTCTGAGGTCCACAGCCAGACATGGGAACTGGAGCGACAGAAGCTTCTGGAAACCATGCAG CACTTGCAGGAGGACCGGGACAGCCTGCATGCCACCGCGGAGCTGCTGCAGGTGCGGGTGCAGAGCCTCACACACATCCTCGCCCTGCAGGAGGAGGAGCTGACCAGGAAG GTTCAACCTTCAGATTCCCTGGAGCCTGAGTTTACCAGGAAGTGCCAGTCCCTGCTGAACCGCTGGCGGGAGAAGGTGTTTGCCCTCATGGTGCAGCTAAAGGCCCAGGAGCTGGAACACAGTGACTCTGTTAAGCAGCTGAAGGGACAG gtGGCCTCACTCCAGGAAAAAGTGACATCCCAGAGCCAGGAGCAGGCCATCCTGCAGCGATCCCTGCAGGACAAAGCCgcagaggtggaggtggagcGTATGGGTGCCAAG GGCCTGCAGTTGGAGCTGAGCCGTGCTCAGGAGGCCAGGCGTCGGTGGCAGCAGCAGACAGCCTCAGCCGAGGAGCAGCTGAGGCTTGTGGTCAATGCTGTCAGCAG CTCTCAGATCTGGCTCGAGACCACCATGGCTAAGGTGGAAGGGGCTGCCGCCCAGCTTCCCAGCCTCAACAACCGACTCAGCTATGCTGTCCGCAAGGTCCACACCATTCGGG GCCTGATTGCTCGAAAGCTTGCCCTTGCTCAGCTGCGCCAGGAGAG CTGTCCCCTACCACCACCGGTCACAGACGTGAGCCTTGAGTTGCAGCAGTTGCGGGAAGAACGGAACCGCCTGGATGCAGAACTGCAGCTGAGTGCCCGCCTCATCCAGCAGGAGGTGGGCCGGGCTCGGGAGCAAG GGGAGGCAGAGCGGCAGCAGCTGAGCAAGGTGGCCCAGCAGCTGGAGCAGGAGCTGCAGCAGACCCAGGAGTCCCTGGCTAGCTTGGGGCTGCAGCTGGAGGTAGCACGCCAGGGCCAGCAGGAGAGCACAGAGGAGGCTGCCAGTCTGCGGCAGGAGCTGACCCAGCAGCAGGAACTCTACGGGCAAG CCCTGCAAGAAAAGGTGGCTGAAGTGGAAACTCGGCTGCGGGAGCAACTCTCAGACACAGAGAGGAGGCTGAACGAGGCTCGGAGGGAGCATGCCAAGGCCG TGGTCTCCTTACGCCAGATTCAGCGCAGAGCCGCCCAGGAAAAGGAGCGGAGCCAGGAACTCAGGCGTCTGCAGGAGGAGGCCCGGAAGGAGGAGGGGCAGCGACTGGCCCGGCGCTTGCAGGAGCTAGAGAGGGATAAGAACCTCATGCTG GCCACCTTGCAGCAGGAAGGTCTCCTCTCCCGTTACAAGCAGCAGCGACTGTTGACAGTTCTTCCTTCCCTACTGGATAAGAAGAAATCTGTGGTGTCCAGCCCCAGGCCTCCAGAGTGTTCAGCATCTGCACCTGTAGCAGCAGCAGTGCCCACCAGGGAGTCCATAAAAG GGTCCCTCTCTGTCCTGCTCGATGACCTGCAGGACCTGAGTGAAGCCATTTCCAAAGAGGAAGCTGTTTGTCAAGGAGACAACCTTGACAGATGCTCCAGCTCCAATCCCCAGATGAGCAGCTAA
- the CCHCR1 gene encoding coiled-coil alpha-helical rod protein 1 isoform X5, with amino-acid sequence MWPHSAGARPWASTLTGKDPRVMACWCLDGLPSGLAEPWRELWRWRSRPLHCVPPFSPLARSSRDHRNLRRRVEALPRILKGNIDGWRQNLEPSNNVEMFPPSGHQDVSERRLDTQRPQVTMWERDVSSDRQEPGRRGRSWGLEGSQALSQQAEVIVRQLQELRRLEEEVRLLRETSLQQKMRLEAQAMELEALARAEKAGRAEAEGLRAALAGAEVVRKNLEEGSQRELEEVQRLHQEQLSSLTQAHEEALSSLTSKAEGLEKSLSSLETRRAGEAKELAEAQREAELLRKQLSKTQEDLEAQVTLVENLRKYVGEQVPSEVHSQTWELERQKLLETMQHLQEDRDSLHATAELLQVRVQSLTHILALQEEELTRKVQPSDSLEPEFTRKCQSLLNRWREKVFALMVQLKAQELEHSDSVKQLKGQVASLQEKVTSQSQEQAILQRSLQDKAAEVEVERMGAKGLQLELSRAQEARRRWQQQTASAEEQLRLVVNAVSSSQIWLETTMAKVEGAAAQLPSLNNRLSYAVRKVHTIRGLIARKLALAQLRQESCPLPPPVTDVSLELQQLREERNRLDAELQLSARLIQQEVGRAREQGEAERQQLSKVAQQLEQELQQTQESLASLGLQLEVARQGQQESTEEAASLRQELTQQQELYGQALQEKVAEVETRLREQLSDTERRLNEARREHAKAVVSLRQIQRRAAQEKERSQELRRLQEEARKEEGQRLARRLQELERDKNLMLATLQQEGLLSRYKQQRLLTVLPSLLDKKKSVVSSPRPPECSASAPVAAAVPTRESIKGSLSVLLDDLQDLSEAISKEEAVCQGDNLDRCSSSNPQMSS; translated from the exons ATGTGGCCACATTCAGCTGGGGCCAGGCCTTGGGCCAGCACTTTAACAGGGAAGGACCCAAGAGTCATGGCCTGCTGGTGTCTGGATGGGCTTCCCTCAGGCCTTGCTGAGCCATGGAGAGAACTCTGGAGATGGCGCTCAAGACCCCTGCACTGTGTACCTCCTTTCTCACCTCTGGCCAGGAGCAGCAGGGACCATAGAAACTTAAGGAGGAGGGTAGAGGCACTGCCCAGAATCCTGAAA GGGAACATAGATGGCTGGAGACAGAATCTAGAGCCTTCAAATAATGTGGAGATGTTTCCACCTTCAG GCCATCAAGATGTCTCAGAGAGGCGGCTAGACACCCAGAGACCTCAAGTGACCATGTGGGAACGGGATGTTTCCAGTGACAGGCAGGAGCCAGGGCGGAGAGGCAG GTCCTGGGGGCTGGAGGGGTCACAGGCCCTGAGCCAGCAGGCTGAGGTGATCGTTCGGCAGCTGCAAGAGCTGCGGCGGCTGGAGGAGGAGGTCCGGCTCCTGCGGGAGACCTCGCTGCAGCAGAAGATGAGGCTAGAGGCCCAGGCCATGGAGCTAGAGGCTCTGGCACGGGCGGAGAAGGCCGGCCGAGCTGAGGCTGAGGGCCTGCGTGCTGCTTTGGCTGGGGCTGAGGTTGTCCGGAAGAACTTGGAAGAGGGGAGCCAGCGGGAGCTGGAAGAGGTTCAGAGGCTGCACCAAGAGCAG CTGTCCTCTTTGACACAGGCTCACGAGGAGGCTCTTTCCAGTTTGACCAGCAAGGCTGAGGGCTTGGAGAAGTCTCTGAGTAGTCTGGAAACCAGAAGAGCAGGGGAAGCCAAGGAGCTGGCCGAGGCTCAGAGGGAGGCCGAGCTGCTTCGGAAGCAGCTGAG CAAGACCCAGGAAGACTTGGAGGCTCAGGTGACCCTGGTTGAGAATCTAAGAAAATATGTTGGGGAACAAGTGCCTTCTGAGGTCCACAGCCAGACATGGGAACTGGAGCGACAGAAGCTTCTGGAAACCATGCAG CACTTGCAGGAGGACCGGGACAGCCTGCATGCCACCGCGGAGCTGCTGCAGGTGCGGGTGCAGAGCCTCACACACATCCTCGCCCTGCAGGAGGAGGAGCTGACCAGGAAG GTTCAACCTTCAGATTCCCTGGAGCCTGAGTTTACCAGGAAGTGCCAGTCCCTGCTGAACCGCTGGCGGGAGAAGGTGTTTGCCCTCATGGTGCAGCTAAAGGCCCAGGAGCTGGAACACAGTGACTCTGTTAAGCAGCTGAAGGGACAG gtGGCCTCACTCCAGGAAAAAGTGACATCCCAGAGCCAGGAGCAGGCCATCCTGCAGCGATCCCTGCAGGACAAAGCCgcagaggtggaggtggagcGTATGGGTGCCAAG GGCCTGCAGTTGGAGCTGAGCCGTGCTCAGGAGGCCAGGCGTCGGTGGCAGCAGCAGACAGCCTCAGCCGAGGAGCAGCTGAGGCTTGTGGTCAATGCTGTCAGCAG CTCTCAGATCTGGCTCGAGACCACCATGGCTAAGGTGGAAGGGGCTGCCGCCCAGCTTCCCAGCCTCAACAACCGACTCAGCTATGCTGTCCGCAAGGTCCACACCATTCGGG GCCTGATTGCTCGAAAGCTTGCCCTTGCTCAGCTGCGCCAGGAGAG CTGTCCCCTACCACCACCGGTCACAGACGTGAGCCTTGAGTTGCAGCAGTTGCGGGAAGAACGGAACCGCCTGGATGCAGAACTGCAGCTGAGTGCCCGCCTCATCCAGCAGGAGGTGGGCCGGGCTCGGGAGCAAG GGGAGGCAGAGCGGCAGCAGCTGAGCAAGGTGGCCCAGCAGCTGGAGCAGGAGCTGCAGCAGACCCAGGAGTCCCTGGCTAGCTTGGGGCTGCAGCTGGAGGTAGCACGCCAGGGCCAGCAGGAGAGCACAGAGGAGGCTGCCAGTCTGCGGCAGGAGCTGACCCAGCAGCAGGAACTCTACGGGCAAG CCCTGCAAGAAAAGGTGGCTGAAGTGGAAACTCGGCTGCGGGAGCAACTCTCAGACACAGAGAGGAGGCTGAACGAGGCTCGGAGGGAGCATGCCAAGGCCG TGGTCTCCTTACGCCAGATTCAGCGCAGAGCCGCCCAGGAAAAGGAGCGGAGCCAGGAACTCAGGCGTCTGCAGGAGGAGGCCCGGAAGGAGGAGGGGCAGCGACTGGCCCGGCGCTTGCAGGAGCTAGAGAGGGATAAGAACCTCATGCTG GCCACCTTGCAGCAGGAAGGTCTCCTCTCCCGTTACAAGCAGCAGCGACTGTTGACAGTTCTTCCTTCCCTACTGGATAAGAAGAAATCTGTGGTGTCCAGCCCCAGGCCTCCAGAGTGTTCAGCATCTGCACCTGTAGCAGCAGCAGTGCCCACCAGGGAGTCCATAAAAG GGTCCCTCTCTGTCCTGCTCGATGACCTGCAGGACCTGAGTGAAGCCATTTCCAAAGAGGAAGCTGTTTGTCAAGGAGACAACCTTGACAGATGCTCCAGCTCCAATCCCCAGATGAGCAGCTAA
- the CCHCR1 gene encoding coiled-coil alpha-helical rod protein 1 isoform 1 (isoform 1 is encoded by transcript variant 1), translating into MWPHSAGARPWASTLTGKDPRVMACWCLDGLPSGLAEPWRELWRWRSRPLHCVPPFSPLARSSRDHRNLRRRGNIDGWRQNLEPSNNVEMFPPSGSTGLIPPSHFQARPLSTLPRMAPTWLSDIPLVQPPGHQDVSERRLDTQRPQVTMWERDVSSDRQEPGRRGRSWGLEGSQALSQQAEVIVRQLQELRRLEEEVRLLRETSLQQKMRLEAQAMELEALARAEKAGRAEAEGLRAALAGAEVVRKNLEEGSQRELEEVQRLHQEQLSSLTQAHEEALSSLTSKAEGLEKSLSSLETRRAGEAKELAEAQREAELLRKQLSKTQEDLEAQVTLVENLRKYVGEQVPSEVHSQTWELERQKLLETMQHLQEDRDSLHATAELLQVRVQSLTHILALQEEELTRKVQPSDSLEPEFTRKCQSLLNRWREKVFALMVQLKAQELEHSDSVKQLKGQVASLQEKVTSQSQEQAILQRSLQDKAAEVEVERMGAKGLQLELSRAQEARRRWQQQTASAEEQLRLVVNAVSSSQIWLETTMAKVEGAAAQLPSLNNRLSYAVRKVHTIRGLIARKLALAQLRQESCPLPPPVTDVSLELQQLREERNRLDAELQLSARLIQQEVGRAREQGEAERQQLSKVAQQLEQELQQTQESLASLGLQLEVARQGQQESTEEAASLRQELTQQQELYGQALQEKVAEVETRLREQLSDTERRLNEARREHAKAVVSLRQIQRRAAQEKERSQELRRLQEEARKEEGQRLARRLQELERDKNLMLATLQQEGLLSRYKQQRLLTVLPSLLDKKKSVVSSPRPPECSASAPVAAAVPTRESIKGSLSVLLDDLQDLSEAISKEEAVCQGDNLDRCSSSNPQMSS; encoded by the exons ATGTGGCCACATTCAGCTGGGGCCAGGCCTTGGGCCAGCACTTTAACAGGGAAGGACCCAAGAGTCATGGCCTGCTGGTGTCTGGATGGGCTTCCCTCAGGCCTTGCTGAGCCATGGAGAGAACTCTGGAGATGGCGCTCAAGACCCCTGCACTGTGTACCTCCTTTCTCACCTCTGGCCAGGAGCAGCAGGGACCATAGAAACTTAAGGAGGAGG GGGAACATAGATGGCTGGAGACAGAATCTAGAGCCTTCAAATAATGTGGAGATGTTTCCACCTTCAG GTTCCACTGGGCTGATTCCCCCCTCCCACTTTCAAGCTCGGCCCCTTTCAACTCTGCCAAGAATGGCTCCCACCTGGCTCTCAGACATTCCCCTGGTCCAACCCCCAGGCCATCAAGATGTCTCAGAGAGGCGGCTAGACACCCAGAGACCTCAAGTGACCATGTGGGAACGGGATGTTTCCAGTGACAGGCAGGAGCCAGGGCGGAGAGGCAG GTCCTGGGGGCTGGAGGGGTCACAGGCCCTGAGCCAGCAGGCTGAGGTGATCGTTCGGCAGCTGCAAGAGCTGCGGCGGCTGGAGGAGGAGGTCCGGCTCCTGCGGGAGACCTCGCTGCAGCAGAAGATGAGGCTAGAGGCCCAGGCCATGGAGCTAGAGGCTCTGGCACGGGCGGAGAAGGCCGGCCGAGCTGAGGCTGAGGGCCTGCGTGCTGCTTTGGCTGGGGCTGAGGTTGTCCGGAAGAACTTGGAAGAGGGGAGCCAGCGGGAGCTGGAAGAGGTTCAGAGGCTGCACCAAGAGCAG CTGTCCTCTTTGACACAGGCTCACGAGGAGGCTCTTTCCAGTTTGACCAGCAAGGCTGAGGGCTTGGAGAAGTCTCTGAGTAGTCTGGAAACCAGAAGAGCAGGGGAAGCCAAGGAGCTGGCCGAGGCTCAGAGGGAGGCCGAGCTGCTTCGGAAGCAGCTGAG CAAGACCCAGGAAGACTTGGAGGCTCAGGTGACCCTGGTTGAGAATCTAAGAAAATATGTTGGGGAACAAGTGCCTTCTGAGGTCCACAGCCAGACATGGGAACTGGAGCGACAGAAGCTTCTGGAAACCATGCAG CACTTGCAGGAGGACCGGGACAGCCTGCATGCCACCGCGGAGCTGCTGCAGGTGCGGGTGCAGAGCCTCACACACATCCTCGCCCTGCAGGAGGAGGAGCTGACCAGGAAG GTTCAACCTTCAGATTCCCTGGAGCCTGAGTTTACCAGGAAGTGCCAGTCCCTGCTGAACCGCTGGCGGGAGAAGGTGTTTGCCCTCATGGTGCAGCTAAAGGCCCAGGAGCTGGAACACAGTGACTCTGTTAAGCAGCTGAAGGGACAG gtGGCCTCACTCCAGGAAAAAGTGACATCCCAGAGCCAGGAGCAGGCCATCCTGCAGCGATCCCTGCAGGACAAAGCCgcagaggtggaggtggagcGTATGGGTGCCAAG GGCCTGCAGTTGGAGCTGAGCCGTGCTCAGGAGGCCAGGCGTCGGTGGCAGCAGCAGACAGCCTCAGCCGAGGAGCAGCTGAGGCTTGTGGTCAATGCTGTCAGCAG CTCTCAGATCTGGCTCGAGACCACCATGGCTAAGGTGGAAGGGGCTGCCGCCCAGCTTCCCAGCCTCAACAACCGACTCAGCTATGCTGTCCGCAAGGTCCACACCATTCGGG GCCTGATTGCTCGAAAGCTTGCCCTTGCTCAGCTGCGCCAGGAGAG CTGTCCCCTACCACCACCGGTCACAGACGTGAGCCTTGAGTTGCAGCAGTTGCGGGAAGAACGGAACCGCCTGGATGCAGAACTGCAGCTGAGTGCCCGCCTCATCCAGCAGGAGGTGGGCCGGGCTCGGGAGCAAG GGGAGGCAGAGCGGCAGCAGCTGAGCAAGGTGGCCCAGCAGCTGGAGCAGGAGCTGCAGCAGACCCAGGAGTCCCTGGCTAGCTTGGGGCTGCAGCTGGAGGTAGCACGCCAGGGCCAGCAGGAGAGCACAGAGGAGGCTGCCAGTCTGCGGCAGGAGCTGACCCAGCAGCAGGAACTCTACGGGCAAG CCCTGCAAGAAAAGGTGGCTGAAGTGGAAACTCGGCTGCGGGAGCAACTCTCAGACACAGAGAGGAGGCTGAACGAGGCTCGGAGGGAGCATGCCAAGGCCG TGGTCTCCTTACGCCAGATTCAGCGCAGAGCCGCCCAGGAAAAGGAGCGGAGCCAGGAACTCAGGCGTCTGCAGGAGGAGGCCCGGAAGGAGGAGGGGCAGCGACTGGCCCGGCGCTTGCAGGAGCTAGAGAGGGATAAGAACCTCATGCTG GCCACCTTGCAGCAGGAAGGTCTCCTCTCCCGTTACAAGCAGCAGCGACTGTTGACAGTTCTTCCTTCCCTACTGGATAAGAAGAAATCTGTGGTGTCCAGCCCCAGGCCTCCAGAGTGTTCAGCATCTGCACCTGTAGCAGCAGCAGTGCCCACCAGGGAGTCCATAAAAG GGTCCCTCTCTGTCCTGCTCGATGACCTGCAGGACCTGAGTGAAGCCATTTCCAAAGAGGAAGCTGTTTGTCAAGGAGACAACCTTGACAGATGCTCCAGCTCCAATCCCCAGATGAGCAGCTAA